The following coding sequences are from one Melopsittacus undulatus isolate bMelUnd1 chromosome 14, bMelUnd1.mat.Z, whole genome shotgun sequence window:
- the STMN1 gene encoding stathmin — MATSDIQVKELEKRASGQAFELILSPPSKEAVPEFPISPPKKKDVSLEEIRKKLEAAEERRKCHEAEVLKQLAEKREHEKEVLQKAIEENNNFSKMAEEKLTHKMEANKENREAQMAAKLERLREKDKHIEEVRKNKEGKDPGEAETD; from the exons ATGGCTACTTCTG ATATTCAAgtgaaggagctggaaaagcGTGCTTCTGGGCAGGCATTTGAGCTGATCCTCAGTCCCCCCTCAAAAGAAGCTGTTCCAGAGTTCCCTATTTCTCCCCCAAAGAAGAAGGATGTGTCATTGGAGGAGATCCGGAAGAAAttggaagcagcagaggagaggCGTAAG TGTCATGAAGCAGAAGTCCTGAAGCAGCTGGCTGAGAAGCGGGAGCACGAGAAGGAGGTGCTGCAGAAAGCCATTGAGGAAAACAACAACTTCAGCAAGATGGCAGAGGAGAAGCTGACCCACAAAATGGAAGCTAACAAAGAAAACCGTGAGGCACAAATGGCTGCTAAACTGGAGCGCTTGAGGGAGAAG GACAAGCATATTGAAGAGGttagaaagaacaaagaaggCAAAGACCCTGGTGAGGCTGAAACCGACTGA
- the LOC117436990 gene encoding uncharacterized protein: protein MRRGAAAVRGGCDVWLETGERERERAAEQPLRATPRAPVRGLGRRSCSAASTQSRGSRPRTKQTRISSFFSRTDETDKENSRLAPSIPQKDCKGKGISVAASRVKILALPRMEGAQHQAPFRGEEGTAPVTAPCCADPFREPQVETSSGAGDGRCCSSLPCGSEGTQLIPHTHKAQVLPGEAASSSSSRGPPEEAKAGLDFQWRLGAKQSKEPTQGSSVNALRDLTENTNPAVRSGRIQAPGFHPAPQGPGRVWPLREHSQNTAAASAQVGWDSPCRELFTQDSEGNRVIAHWEVPSPCRQLPCSPSKGCSSSAAGWGWSRGGEQEPELCYELLFTQDSEGGRVIKH, encoded by the exons ATGAGGCGCGGGGCGGCCGCGGTGCGGGGGGGGTGTGATGTGTGGCTGGAGACGGGAGAACGGGAGCGGGAGCGCGCGGCGGAGCAG CCCCTCAGAGCCACCCCCAGAGCCCCTGTGCGGGGCCTGGGAAGGAGATCCTGCTCCGCTGCTTCCACACAGAGCAGAGGCTCTCGGCCGCGCACGAAGCAAACCAGGATCTCGTCCTTCTTCAGCAGAACAG ATgaaacagacaaagaaaacTCCAGGCTGGCTCCTTCCATCCCACAGAAGGACTGCAAAGGAAAAGGTATTTCTGTGGCTGCCTCCCGTGTGAAGATCTTGGCTTTGCCGCGGATGGAAGGAGCCCAGCACCAAGCACCCTTCCGAGGCGAGGAGGGGACAGCACCGGTTACAGCCCCGTGTTGTGCAGATCCTTTCAGGGAGCCACAGGTGGAGACCTccagtggggcaggagatggtcgctgctgctccagcctcccCTGCGGTTCAGAGGGCACCCAGCTCATCCCTCACACACACAAGGCCCAGGTGTTGCCTGGAGAAGCAGcttcatccagcagcagcaggggacCCCCTGAGGAGGCAAAGGCCGGACTTGACTTCCAGTGGAGACTGGGTGCAAAGCAGAGTAAGGAACCAACACAAGGGAGCAGTGTTAATGCTTTAAGGGATTTGACTGAGAACACAAACCCTGCTGTCAGGAGCGGCAGGATCCAGGCTCCTGGCTTCCATCCTGCTCCGCAGGGACCAGGTAGAGTGTGGCCCCTGCGAGAGCACAGCCAGAACACGGCTGCTGCTTCAGCCCAGGTGGGATGGGACAGTCCCTGCAGGGAGCTCTTCACCCAGGACTCGGAGGGGAACAGGGTCATTGCTCACTGGGAGGTCCCATCTCCATGCAGGCAGctcccctgctctccctccaaGGGCTgttccagcagtgctgcaggatggggctggagcCGAGGGGGGGAGCAGGAGCCGGAGCTGTGCTATGAGCTGCTGTTCACGCAGGATTCGGAGGGGGGCAGAGTCATCAAGCACTGA
- the MTFR1L gene encoding mitochondrial fission regulator 1-like isoform X1, producing MAAESTIPIWQNKPHGSARSVVRRIGSNLPLKPCPRATFEVLPNVSDLYLNDVPPVPTLADVVWIAADDEETYARVRSDTRPLKHKWKPSPFTVIQRNASVPNLRKQEEKLLALKKPGLPALSRTTELQDELSHLRSQIAKIVAAESASASFTPDLLSPGSSNASSPLPCFGASFQSTTSFVISDITEEEAELESPELPSVSLLCSTASECCKPEAKDPDEEDSVSLSKASSFADMMGILKDIHRMKQSKDFRNRTSLKEEDPAVLIAEVLRRKFALKDEDLALKEK from the exons ATGGCAGCGGAGTCC ACGATCCCCATCTGGCAGAACAAACCCCATGGCTCAGCACGCAGCGTTGTCAGGAGAATCGGGTCAAACCTCCCTTTAAAGCCCTGTCCTAGGGCAACCTTTGAG GTTCTACCTAATGTCTCGGATCTCTATTTAAATGATGTCCCTCCAGTCCCCACCTTGGCAGACGTTGTGTGGATAGCAGCAGATGATGAGGAAACATACGCCAGAGTCAG GAGCGACACTCGCCCGCTGAAGCACAAGTGGAAGCCAAGTCCCTTCACTGTTATACAGCGAAATGCTTCAGTCCCCAACctgaggaagcaggaggagaagctgctggCCTTGAAGAAACCTGGTTTACCAGCACTGAGCCGAACTACAGAGCTCCAGGATGAGCTGAGTCACCTTCGGAGTCAGATAGCTAAAATAGTCGCTGCAGAATCAG cttctgCTTCATTCACACCAGATTTATTGTCTCCAGGGAGTTCAAACGCATCTTCTCCTTTACCTTGTTTCGGAGCCTCTTTCCAGTCTACAACCTCCTTTGTCATCAGTGACATCAcggaggaggaggcagagctggagagcCCCGAGCTCCCGTCCgtgtccctgctctgctccacagcctctGAGTGCTGCAAACCAGAGGCAAAGGATCCCGATGAGGAGGACTCTGTGTCTCTGTCCAAGGCCAGCAGTTTCGCAGACATGATGGGCATCCTCAAAGACATTCATAggatgaaacaaagcaaagactt CAGAAACCGAACGTCACTGAAGGAGGAGGACCCGGCAGTTCTCATCGCCGAAGTCCTGAGAAGGAAATTTGCCCTCAAGGATGAAGATCTGGCCCTGAAGGAGAAGTGA
- the MTFR1L gene encoding mitochondrial fission regulator 1-like isoform X2 has protein sequence MAAESTIPIWQNKPHGSARSVVRRIGSNLPLKPCPRATFEVLPNVSDLYLNDVPPVPTLADVVWIAADDEETYARVRSDTRPLKHKWKPSPFTVIQRNASVPNLRKQEEKLLALKKPGLPALSRTTELQDELSHLRSQIAKIVAAESASASFTPDLLSPGSSNASSPLPCFGASFQSTTSFVISDITEEEAELESPELPSVSLLCSTASECCKPEAKDPDEEDSVSLSKASSFADMMGILKDIHRMKQSKDLNRTSLKEEDPAVLIAEVLRRKFALKDEDLALKEK, from the exons ATGGCAGCGGAGTCC ACGATCCCCATCTGGCAGAACAAACCCCATGGCTCAGCACGCAGCGTTGTCAGGAGAATCGGGTCAAACCTCCCTTTAAAGCCCTGTCCTAGGGCAACCTTTGAG GTTCTACCTAATGTCTCGGATCTCTATTTAAATGATGTCCCTCCAGTCCCCACCTTGGCAGACGTTGTGTGGATAGCAGCAGATGATGAGGAAACATACGCCAGAGTCAG GAGCGACACTCGCCCGCTGAAGCACAAGTGGAAGCCAAGTCCCTTCACTGTTATACAGCGAAATGCTTCAGTCCCCAACctgaggaagcaggaggagaagctgctggCCTTGAAGAAACCTGGTTTACCAGCACTGAGCCGAACTACAGAGCTCCAGGATGAGCTGAGTCACCTTCGGAGTCAGATAGCTAAAATAGTCGCTGCAGAATCAG cttctgCTTCATTCACACCAGATTTATTGTCTCCAGGGAGTTCAAACGCATCTTCTCCTTTACCTTGTTTCGGAGCCTCTTTCCAGTCTACAACCTCCTTTGTCATCAGTGACATCAcggaggaggaggcagagctggagagcCCCGAGCTCCCGTCCgtgtccctgctctgctccacagcctctGAGTGCTGCAAACCAGAGGCAAAGGATCCCGATGAGGAGGACTCTGTGTCTCTGTCCAAGGCCAGCAGTTTCGCAGACATGATGGGCATCCTCAAAGACATTCATAggatgaaacaaagcaaagactt AAACCGAACGTCACTGAAGGAGGAGGACCCGGCAGTTCTCATCGCCGAAGTCCTGAGAAGGAAATTTGCCCTCAAGGATGAAGATCTGGCCCTGAAGGAGAAGTGA